GTCGCCTGGATCGAGGAGCGGCCGGACTTTCTCAGGGACCAGATCTTTTCCCATCGTGTGTGGACCGGAGGGACCGCTACTCGGAGGTGCCTGCCACGCCATCTATCGCGGGCGCTGTGGAGGATGACGAAGGCTACCGTGAGGACACGCTCTTCCCCGATTTCCTGGAGCAGGTGCTGCTGGTACCGTGCGACGACGTGATACATCACGACCTCCCTTGGAACCCTGCCAAGCTGGAGCAGCGCACCGGTCGGATCGACCGCGTCGGTTCCCTCGCGGAGCGGCAGTACGACCCGGCACAGCCGGACCGCAACCGGCTGAACATCGGCATACCCTTTCTGGCCCACAACTATGAAACCTTCCAACACGATTGCCTCCTCGGGCGGGCCCAGAAGTTCGAGGTGCTGCTCGGCCAGCCGGAGTTCTCGGTCGATATCGAGGAGGAGGTGGTCGATGACGCTGGAAACGAAGTCGTCCGGGAGGCGGCTTCGGACGCGGCCGAGAAGACGGGCGTGGTACTGAAATGCCTTCCTGAGCCGATTGTGCGCTACCTGAAGCTGGATCTTTCCATCTCCGAGCGGCCGTGACTCTACCGTTGCCCGCGCTGTGCGAGATCCCAGTGGAAAGAAGGGAAGAAATGCCCATCATGTGCTGTTGAAGCGCTGCCGCATCGATGGGAAGTCGTACGTAGCTGGCCACCGTTCTCGTCCCCTGCATCCGCCGAGTTGGACGTCTGCGAAGAGCACGCCTCCCATGCTGTCGATGAGGCGAATCCAGCGACGCTGGTCTGGATGTACGGATTCTCTCCGTCGTGTACTTGCACCTCAAGTCGTGCACCTTCAGTATCGTTTTCAGCCGGATCTCTTCTATCGGCCAGTGCTCCTCCCGGTCTTCCTGCTGGTCGTCCACCACGTTGTCTTCTCTGAGGCGCCTCGCTCGCTGGAGCGCTTCATTTAGTCAGTAGCACGTCTACCCCTCTACCCACGGAAAACTCTGAAGAGCCCTATTTACGCTTTTGCCTTTTGGGGACAACTTTCAGTGTTGTAGCTTTCGCCGGAGGGTGCAGAGAATGCCCATGTGTTTTAGATACATTTTCGGAGATGCTATTGAACACGCCTGGATCGTAACTGTCCGCTAAATAAATGACTACGGTAGACGTGAATTCCGCCTTCTTATCGTCTACGACCCTAAATAGGGTTAAGGGATTGCCTGGGCTGCATTTGTGTATCAAAAACCACGTTGGCTGTGACAAGTTGTAGCCGTTCATCATTTCAATAATCGAGCCTATTGGGTCGTTGCGCTCTCCCTTGTTATATATATGGATGCCTCCAATTTCATGGTTATAGTACTTGGCGAAAGCAATAACTCTTTCTATAAATAAATTTGTGTTAAGCTCGGCGAAACTTTTTAAGAATAGATATATTCTCATGGTAAATCCTCCTCGCAATTCACTTTACATGTCTACTTGTGAATGTCAAATGGTCCAAGTAAGCATATCATTTAGATTTATACTGGCATAATAGACGATATTCGATTGCATTTTTTTGACATAGATGAAATTTATGTGTGATTTTTTGATTTGTGTCAGTAAAAAATAAAAACTTCTTGTTGTGTGAAAGTGACATAAAGTGAAATATTTTTGCTACTATAACTTTTTTTGTGCCTTCACAAAAGCCGAAGCGGAGATGGCGGACCAGGGTGGGCCTGCGGAGTTGATGGGGGTGACGAGAAGAGACGGTCCCGCTACCGCAGCTATGAGACTCGAGCGATGCGAAGGGGCGAGAGCCCCCACGGACTGTCTCAGGCGTGGCTCTTTCCCTGCATGAGTGGCCAGAACGATCCACCCGGAACCGGCCCCTAGCTCGATAGATGCCCCCAAGCGGCTCCTTCTTGATCGTCTCCCAGGTCAGGGCGTCTATCTCCCAGCCATGGTCGCCGTTTCAGAAATTTTATGGGATGAATGTAATTACTCTGAAAAATAATTGACAGCGGGGGTGGGCGGGCATATAGTCGCCTCATGAAGCCGACTACTGTGCGCATAGAGGACTGTGCCGAGGTGCGGTCCGGATTTTCAGCCAAAGGTGCCATTGAGAGCGAGCCTGACGGGGCCGTGCAGGTCATCACTGCGCAGCATCTTCGCAAGGGCGAGCCGTACCTTTACCGGGAGGAGCACACGCTCCGTATTTCACCTTCCCGATCCACCGAAAAATATCACGTTATACCCGGTGACATCCTGTTTATGTCCCGCGGCGCAAACAACTACGCCGTCCTCATCGCGGACATCCCCCAGCCGGCTATCGCCCCCCTCACGTTCTACATACTCAAGCCGAAAGCAAACGTGCTCTCGCCGTACCTCGCCTGGTGCATCAACCAGGAAGGGGTCAGAGCCCAGTTGAACGAGATACGCACCGGTGCCGGTACTCCGCTGATCCCGCGCCGTGAATTCGGCGAAATTGTCATTCCGCTCCCTCCCTTGGAGGTCCAGCGGCGCATTGCGGCTGTTGCCGACCTGCAGGCGCGGGAAAGGTCGTTGCTGCATCAACTTGTCGAGGAGACCGAGCGTCTGCATCGCTTGACCGGCCAGCAGCTTTTGTCCCGCCTGGCCCACGATCCAAAGGAGTAACGAATCACCATGACGAGCAAGATATCTCAGCAGGAGATCAATGACATCCTCTGGAAGGCGTGCGACACCTTCCGGGGCACCATAGATGCCACGGAGTACAAGGACTACATCCTGACCATGCTTTTCGTAAAGTACATCTCCGACGTCTGGCAGGATCACTACGACGAGTACAAGAAGCATTTCGGGGACGACGAGGAGAGGATCCACCGCCGCATGGAGCGGGAGCGCTTCGTGCTGCCGGAAGAAGGCTCCTTCTACTACCTTTACGACAACCGCGAGGCGGCCAACGTCGGGGAGCTGATCAACATCGGTCTGGAAAAGATCGAGATGGCCAACAAGACCAAGCTCGCCAACGTCTTCCGCAACATCGATTTCAATTCGGAGCCCCGTCTGGGCAGCACGCGGCAGCGCAACCGTATTCTCAAGCACCTCCTGGAGGACTTCGGGGATCCTCGGCTCAACCTGCGCCCGAGCCGGATTGGCAATCTCGACGTCATCGGTAGCGCGTACGAATACCTCATCGGCCGCTTTGCCGCGGATGCCGGAAAGAAGGCGGGAGAATTTTATACGCCTCCGGAGGTCTCGCTCCTTCTCGCCAAGGTGCTCGACCCTCAGCCAGGTGAGAGGATCTGCGACCCCGCGGCTGGGTCGGGTTCCCTTCTGTTAAAGTGCGCGGGCCAGGTGAGGTCCGCCCACAAGA
The DNA window shown above is from Geomonas sp. RF6 and carries:
- a CDS encoding restriction endonuclease subunit S, producing the protein MKPTTVRIEDCAEVRSGFSAKGAIESEPDGAVQVITAQHLRKGEPYLYREEHTLRISPSRSTEKYHVIPGDILFMSRGANNYAVLIADIPQPAIAPLTFYILKPKANVLSPYLAWCINQEGVRAQLNEIRTGAGTPLIPRREFGEIVIPLPPLEVQRRIAAVADLQARERSLLHQLVEETERLHRLTGQQLLSRLAHDPKE